A single genomic interval of Corallococcus macrosporus harbors:
- the infC gene encoding translation initiation factor IF-3 codes for MVRDQRTNRRIRAREVRVVGPNAEQLGVMSLEAALTRAQADGLDLVEISPMAKPPVCKIMDYGKFKYEEKKKASETKKKQVVVHLKEVKLRPKTEEHDYEFKVRNTRRFLEEGNKAKITIQFRGREITHKELGSAILDDVVKDLKEIAVVEQNPRMEGRQMFMILAPNPKVAQRARELARQQVEAAGKKQEGRPAVAAAVVSATAVGNPTPVVSKE; via the coding sequence ATCGTCCGCGATCAGAGAACCAATCGCCGTATCCGAGCCCGGGAGGTCCGCGTCGTCGGACCGAACGCCGAGCAGCTCGGAGTCATGTCCCTCGAAGCAGCGCTGACGCGCGCCCAGGCGGACGGTCTCGACCTCGTCGAGATCTCCCCCATGGCGAAGCCGCCGGTCTGCAAGATCATGGACTACGGCAAGTTCAAGTACGAGGAGAAGAAGAAGGCCTCGGAAACGAAGAAGAAGCAGGTCGTGGTCCACCTGAAAGAGGTGAAGCTCCGCCCCAAGACGGAGGAGCACGACTACGAGTTCAAGGTCCGCAACACCCGCCGGTTCCTGGAGGAGGGGAACAAGGCGAAGATCACCATCCAGTTCCGGGGTCGTGAAATCACCCACAAGGAGCTGGGGAGCGCCATCCTGGATGACGTGGTGAAGGACCTGAAGGAAATCGCGGTGGTGGAACAGAACCCCCGGATGGAAGGGCGCCAGATGTTCATGATCCTGGCCCCCAACCCGAAGGTGGCCCAGCGCGCCCGGGAGCTTGCCCGCCAGCAGGTGGAAGCGGCCGGGAAGAAGCAGGAAGGCAGGCCGGCGGTCGCCGCCGCGGTCGTTTCCGCGACGGCTGTAGGAAATCCTACCCCCGTCGTCTCAAAAGAGTGA
- a CDS encoding PilZ domain-containing protein, whose translation MSEKRKANRAPLDIYLNKYMGGVPYMTRAADISQEGVSLSRLIEPQHDARRVGLQFQLPGSEEIIYAEGEVVREWKELGRKEQSGVRFTLLTERHRKMIDAYVDRHSNGN comes from the coding sequence ATGAGCGAGAAGCGGAAGGCCAATCGGGCGCCCCTGGACATCTACCTCAACAAGTACATGGGCGGCGTGCCGTACATGACCCGCGCCGCGGACATCAGCCAGGAAGGCGTCAGCCTCTCGCGCCTCATCGAGCCCCAGCACGACGCGCGCCGCGTGGGCCTCCAGTTCCAGCTCCCCGGCTCCGAGGAGATCATCTACGCCGAGGGTGAAGTCGTACGCGAGTGGAAGGAACTGGGCCGCAAGGAGCAGTCCGGCGTGCGCTTCACGCTGCTCACCGAGCGGCACCGCAAGATGATCGACGCCTACGTGGACCGCCACAGCAACGGCAACTGA
- a CDS encoding AI-2E family transporter codes for MKVPQPAEPPEVSPVLHVVHPEPVPPAGDPSALDEAEARRVDFVWSGVMVGSLALVFALLSVFGGVAVPVLLALTGAYAFNPLVTLLEKRGVDRTWGTSILFFAGTLLMVGAGLYLVPVFRDEAAKLPGFFQRASTQVVPQVESLLGVSLPDLVSQRTAELGEKASELLQSAGPTAARLVASFAGNTARFAATLLGLSVVPVLAFFFLQDYPRLMGRIQDLLPRRSVALVSQRFREVDEVLSAFVQGQLTVGAILSVLYAVGLSVARIDLAIAIGLIAGFGNMVPYLGTGIGVVLALLGVLLSWQGPWQLAVVAATFIIGQLAEGFVITPRVVGEKVGLAPVAVIIAVLAFGELFGFVGILLAVPASAILKVVLSVVLQRYRRTELYKGSARAP; via the coding sequence GTGAAGGTTCCCCAGCCCGCCGAGCCCCCGGAAGTCTCCCCGGTGCTGCACGTCGTGCACCCGGAGCCCGTGCCCCCGGCCGGTGACCCCTCGGCCCTGGATGAGGCGGAGGCCCGCCGGGTCGACTTCGTCTGGTCCGGCGTGATGGTGGGCTCACTGGCGCTGGTGTTCGCGCTCCTGTCCGTGTTCGGCGGGGTGGCGGTGCCGGTGCTGCTGGCCCTGACGGGCGCGTACGCGTTCAACCCGCTCGTCACCCTGCTGGAGAAGCGCGGCGTGGACCGCACCTGGGGCACGTCCATCCTCTTCTTCGCGGGCACGCTGCTGATGGTGGGCGCGGGCCTGTACCTGGTGCCGGTGTTCCGCGACGAGGCGGCGAAGCTGCCCGGCTTCTTCCAGCGCGCCAGCACCCAGGTGGTGCCGCAGGTGGAGTCGCTCTTGGGCGTGTCGCTGCCGGACCTGGTGAGCCAGCGCACCGCGGAGCTGGGAGAGAAGGCCTCCGAGCTGCTCCAGAGCGCGGGCCCCACGGCGGCGCGGCTCGTCGCGAGCTTCGCTGGCAACACCGCGCGCTTCGCGGCCACGCTGCTGGGCCTGTCGGTGGTGCCGGTGCTGGCGTTCTTCTTCCTCCAGGACTACCCGCGCCTCATGGGCCGCATCCAGGACCTGCTGCCGCGCCGCTCCGTGGCGCTGGTGAGCCAGCGCTTCCGCGAGGTGGACGAGGTGCTGTCCGCCTTCGTGCAGGGCCAGCTCACCGTGGGCGCCATCCTGTCGGTGCTCTACGCGGTGGGGCTGTCCGTGGCGCGCATCGACCTGGCCATCGCCATTGGCCTCATCGCGGGCTTCGGCAACATGGTGCCCTACCTGGGCACGGGCATCGGCGTGGTGCTGGCGCTGCTGGGCGTGCTCCTGTCGTGGCAGGGGCCGTGGCAGCTGGCCGTGGTGGCCGCGACCTTCATCATCGGGCAACTGGCCGAGGGCTTCGTCATCACCCCGCGCGTCGTAGGGGAGAAGGTGGGCCTGGCCCCCGTGGCGGTCATCATCGCCGTGCTCGCCTTCGGTGAGCTGTTCGGGTTCGTGGGCATCCTCCTCGCGGTCCCGGCCAGCGCCATCCTCAAGGTCGTCCTGAGCGTCGTCCTCCAGCGCTACCGCCGCACGGAGCTCTACAAGGGGAGCGCACGCGCGCCGTGA
- the rplT gene encoding 50S ribosomal protein L20 → MRVKKGFKARRRRNRILKLAKGFRGRRKNCYRRANQAVERALDYATRDRAVRKRNFRSLWIVRINAAARTVGLSYSKLIAGLAKAKIGLDRKVLSDLAIADPAGFAAIANIAKAA, encoded by the coding sequence ATGCGCGTCAAAAAGGGATTCAAGGCTCGTCGTCGTCGTAATCGCATTCTCAAGCTTGCGAAGGGCTTCCGCGGCCGTCGCAAGAACTGCTACCGCCGTGCGAACCAGGCCGTCGAGCGCGCCCTGGACTACGCCACCCGCGACCGCGCGGTGCGCAAGCGTAACTTCCGCTCGCTGTGGATCGTCCGCATCAACGCGGCCGCCCGCACCGTGGGCCTGTCCTACTCGAAGCTGATCGCCGGCCTGGCGAAGGCGAAGATCGGCCTGGACCGCAAGGTCCTGTCCGACCTGGCCATCGCGGACCCCGCGGGCTTTGCCGCCATCGCCAACATCGCGAAGGCAGCCTGA
- the uvsE gene encoding UV DNA damage repair endonuclease UvsE produces the protein MEGLSTYRLGYVAQSLTLGVSASHTCRLATATPQRLEELIAQNLEEMEQLLRFNEAHGIQVFRIGSSLIPFGSHPVNTLPWWKTFAREFAALARIARQSQQRLSLHPSPAGASLSSRHERVRDAAIAELRYSARVLDLLEAGPECRVVIHVGGAAPSRPEALEAAHRMLDTMPEDLRQRITIEHDDKVWTAREVLPLAREHGVPMVGDNLHNAVLPSDPPLSVEELVREASATWRALDLRPKFHLASQKVDGRPGAHSDFIVPADFQAMVAALDGPADFMLEAKEKDRAVFALRREAGARRSPRGQGARAP, from the coding sequence GAAGGCCTCTCGACCTATCGGCTGGGCTACGTGGCCCAATCCCTAACGCTGGGCGTGAGCGCCAGCCACACGTGCCGGCTCGCCACCGCGACGCCGCAGCGCCTGGAGGAACTCATCGCGCAGAACCTGGAGGAGATGGAGCAACTGCTGCGCTTCAACGAGGCGCACGGCATCCAGGTGTTCCGCATCGGCTCGTCGCTCATCCCGTTCGGCTCGCACCCGGTGAACACGCTGCCGTGGTGGAAGACCTTCGCGCGCGAGTTCGCCGCGCTAGCCCGCATCGCGCGCCAGTCCCAGCAGCGGCTGTCCCTGCATCCGTCCCCGGCCGGCGCGTCGCTGTCCTCGCGCCACGAACGCGTGCGTGACGCCGCCATCGCGGAGCTGCGCTACAGCGCGCGCGTGCTGGACCTGCTGGAGGCAGGCCCCGAGTGCCGCGTCGTCATCCACGTGGGCGGCGCCGCGCCCAGCCGCCCGGAGGCGCTGGAGGCCGCGCACCGGATGCTGGACACGATGCCGGAGGATCTGCGGCAGCGCATCACCATCGAGCACGACGACAAGGTCTGGACCGCACGCGAGGTGCTCCCGCTGGCCCGCGAGCACGGCGTGCCCATGGTGGGCGACAACCTGCACAACGCGGTGCTTCCGTCGGATCCGCCCCTGTCCGTGGAGGAGCTGGTGCGCGAGGCCTCCGCGACCTGGCGCGCACTGGACCTGCGGCCCAAATTCCACCTGGCGTCACAGAAGGTGGACGGGCGGCCGGGTGCGCACTCGGACTTCATCGTCCCGGCGGACTTCCAGGCCATGGTGGCAGCGCTCGACGGGCCCGCGGACTTCATGCTGGAGGCGAAGGAGAAGGACCGCGCGGTTTTCGCACTGCGTCGCGAAGCGGGGGCGCGACGTTCACCCCGAGGACAGGGCGCGCGGGCGCCTTGA
- the rpmI gene encoding 50S ribosomal protein L35: MPKLKTRSAAKKRFHVKKSGQVKFGKAFSKHLFTFSKTPKQKRGNRGTGHLRDMDAKKVIKELFPYGA, from the coding sequence ATGCCCAAGTTGAAGACCCGCAGCGCCGCGAAGAAGCGCTTCCACGTGAAGAAGAGCGGCCAGGTGAAGTTCGGCAAGGCGTTCAGCAAGCACCTGTTCACCTTCTCCAAGACGCCCAAGCAGAAGCGCGGCAACCGTGGCACGGGCCACCTGCGCGACATGGACGCCAAGAAGGTCATCAAGGAGCTGTTCCCCTACGGCGCCTGA
- a CDS encoding FKBP-type peptidyl-prolyl cis-trans isomerase: MRMQWKAALVLMLGAPGLALAQAPTKPSKPAAAPEAPAKAAPAQAPLELKTDEQKAIYSVGISLGQSVTALALTLEEVQLLQRGLQDSLSGTAPAVDPKEYGPKIQALAKERMAKVNVATLDRASKEPGATRLPSGVIYRELKAGTGKSPRAIDTVKVHYQGTLVDGTEFDSSYKRGMAVEFPLNGVIPCWTQGVQKMKVGGKAKLTCPGSTAYGERPPTGSRIPPNAVLTFEVELVDIPGNTAVTP; the protein is encoded by the coding sequence ATGCGTATGCAGTGGAAGGCGGCCCTGGTCCTGATGCTCGGTGCTCCGGGTCTGGCCCTGGCCCAGGCCCCGACGAAGCCCTCCAAGCCGGCCGCCGCGCCGGAGGCCCCCGCGAAGGCCGCCCCTGCCCAGGCGCCCCTGGAGCTCAAGACGGATGAGCAGAAGGCCATCTATTCGGTCGGCATCTCGCTGGGCCAAAGCGTGACGGCGCTCGCGCTCACCCTGGAAGAGGTGCAGCTGCTCCAGCGCGGCCTCCAGGACTCGCTCAGCGGCACCGCGCCCGCGGTGGATCCGAAGGAGTACGGCCCGAAGATTCAAGCGCTCGCCAAGGAGCGCATGGCCAAGGTCAACGTCGCCACGCTGGACCGCGCCTCCAAGGAGCCCGGCGCCACGCGGCTGCCTTCCGGCGTCATCTACCGGGAGCTCAAGGCCGGCACCGGCAAGTCCCCCCGCGCCATCGACACCGTGAAGGTGCACTACCAGGGCACGCTGGTGGACGGCACGGAGTTCGACAGCTCCTACAAGCGCGGCATGGCGGTGGAGTTCCCGCTCAACGGCGTCATCCCCTGCTGGACCCAGGGCGTGCAGAAGATGAAGGTCGGCGGCAAGGCGAAGCTCACCTGCCCCGGGAGCACCGCCTACGGCGAGCGTCCGCCCACGGGCTCGCGCATCCCGCCCAACGCCGTGCTCACCTTCGAGGTGGAGCTGGTGGACATCCCCGGCAACACCGCCGTCACGCCGTAG
- a CDS encoding cold-shock protein, which translates to MATGTVKWFNDAKGFGFITQDGGGEDVFCHHTAINMDGFRTLAEGQKVEFEVTKGPKGLQAQNVRAA; encoded by the coding sequence ATGGCGACTGGTACCGTGAAGTGGTTCAACGACGCGAAGGGCTTCGGCTTCATCACGCAGGACGGCGGCGGCGAGGACGTGTTCTGCCACCACACCGCCATCAACATGGACGGCTTCCGCACCCTGGCCGAGGGCCAGAAGGTGGAGTTCGAAGTCACCAAGGGCCCCAAGGGCCTGCAGGCGCAGAACGTTCGCGCCGCCTGA
- a CDS encoding M2 family metallopeptidase has protein sequence MTRSPQSLMRAALAALSLAAPAASAQTPAAKATPAPAAKATPAEAKQFVDKLNADLKQLWTRQATADWIKSTYITDDTERNAATVNEEVMAYVNNAIKDSRRFDGLKLDADTARMLHLLRVSQTLPAPANAKQRAELAATAAKLEGLYGKGKYCGKDGKGKCRDLEELSDVMAESRNADELLDAWTGWHAVSRPMRPLYTQLVDLSNAGAKDIGFNDLGTLWRSSYDMTPAEFEQEAQRLWGQVKPMYDELHCYVRGRLAKQYGEAKVPAGKPIPAHLLGNMWAQEWNNIYPLVEPFPGQASLDVNSTLVKQGYDAQKMVKLGEKFFTSLGLKPLPQTFWERSQFTKPRDRDVVCHASAWDVTYDNDLRIKMCIKPTEEDLVTIHHELGHNYYYTYYYKLPVLFQAGANDGFHEAIGDALTLSITPAYLQQAGLLNAVEKNDKNVINLQLKDALEKVAFLPFGLLVDQWRWDVFSGKVKPADYNKSWWALRTKYQGVAAPVARTEQDFDAGAKYHVPANVPYTRYFLARILQFQFHKALCEAAGHKGALNECSIYGNKAAGQRLQAMLEMGASKPWPDALAAMTGTRQMDATPMLEYFAPLRRWLQEQNKGQKCGW, from the coding sequence ATGACCCGCTCACCCCAGTCCCTGATGCGCGCGGCCCTGGCCGCCCTGTCGCTCGCGGCGCCCGCCGCCAGCGCGCAGACGCCGGCCGCGAAGGCAACGCCCGCTCCTGCCGCGAAGGCCACGCCCGCGGAGGCGAAGCAGTTCGTCGACAAGCTCAACGCGGACCTCAAGCAGCTCTGGACCCGTCAGGCCACCGCCGATTGGATCAAGAGCACGTACATCACCGACGATACGGAACGGAACGCCGCCACCGTCAACGAAGAGGTGATGGCCTACGTCAACAACGCCATCAAGGACTCGCGCCGCTTCGACGGGCTGAAGCTGGACGCGGACACCGCGCGCATGCTGCACCTGCTGCGCGTGTCCCAGACGCTGCCCGCGCCGGCGAACGCCAAGCAGCGCGCGGAGCTGGCCGCCACCGCCGCGAAGCTGGAGGGCCTCTACGGCAAGGGCAAGTACTGCGGCAAGGACGGCAAGGGGAAGTGCCGCGACCTGGAGGAGCTGTCCGACGTGATGGCGGAGAGCCGCAACGCGGACGAGCTGCTGGACGCGTGGACGGGCTGGCACGCCGTCAGCCGCCCCATGCGCCCGCTCTACACGCAGCTGGTGGACCTCTCCAACGCGGGCGCGAAGGACATCGGCTTCAACGACCTGGGCACGCTCTGGCGGTCGTCCTACGACATGACGCCCGCGGAGTTCGAGCAGGAGGCGCAGCGGCTCTGGGGCCAGGTGAAGCCCATGTACGACGAGCTGCACTGCTACGTGCGCGGCCGGCTGGCGAAGCAGTACGGCGAGGCGAAGGTGCCCGCCGGCAAGCCCATCCCCGCGCACCTGCTGGGCAACATGTGGGCGCAGGAGTGGAACAACATCTACCCGCTGGTGGAGCCGTTCCCCGGCCAGGCCAGCCTGGACGTGAACAGCACCCTGGTGAAGCAGGGCTACGACGCGCAGAAGATGGTGAAGCTGGGTGAGAAGTTCTTCACCTCGCTGGGCCTCAAGCCGCTGCCGCAGACCTTCTGGGAGCGCTCGCAGTTCACCAAGCCCCGCGACCGCGACGTCGTCTGCCACGCGTCCGCCTGGGACGTGACGTACGACAACGACCTGCGCATCAAGATGTGCATCAAGCCCACCGAGGAGGACCTGGTCACCATCCACCACGAGCTGGGCCACAACTACTACTACACGTACTACTACAAGCTCCCCGTCCTCTTTCAGGCGGGCGCCAACGACGGCTTCCACGAGGCCATTGGCGACGCGCTCACGCTCTCCATCACCCCGGCCTACCTCCAGCAGGCGGGCCTGCTCAACGCGGTGGAGAAGAACGACAAGAACGTCATCAACCTCCAGTTGAAGGACGCGCTGGAGAAGGTGGCCTTCCTGCCCTTCGGCCTGCTGGTGGACCAGTGGCGCTGGGACGTGTTCAGCGGGAAGGTGAAGCCGGCGGACTACAACAAGAGCTGGTGGGCGCTGCGCACGAAGTACCAGGGCGTGGCCGCCCCGGTGGCGCGCACGGAGCAGGACTTCGACGCGGGCGCCAAGTACCACGTCCCCGCCAACGTGCCGTACACGCGCTACTTCCTCGCGCGGATCCTCCAGTTCCAGTTCCACAAGGCGCTGTGCGAGGCCGCGGGCCACAAGGGCGCGCTCAACGAGTGCTCCATCTACGGCAACAAGGCCGCCGGCCAGCGCCTGCAGGCCATGCTGGAGATGGGCGCGAGCAAGCCGTGGCCGGACGCCCTGGCGGCGATGACGGGCACCCGCCAGATGGATGCCACGCCCATGCTGGAGTACTTCGCCCCGCTGCGTCGTTGGCTCCAGGAGCAGAACAAGGGCCAGAAGTGCGGATGGTGA
- the thrS gene encoding threonine--tRNA ligase — protein sequence MSESITVTLPDGSQKQTARGTTIADFVKGSIGVGLAKAALFARVNGQDMDLARTLDEDAKLQIFTSKSPEGLDLIRHDAAHVVASAVQKLFPGTQVTIGPATEEGFYYDFFREKPFTPEELEKIEAAANAELKQDMPFVRTEISMEDAIKLFEEKGEKFKVEIVKDIAAKGAKTLTLYTHGDWVDFCLGPHAPSTGKIGVIKILSSSGAYWRGDHRNPMLQRVYGTAFFDKKALDAYLTRIEEARKRDHRKLGKELDLFHFHPYSPGAAFWTPKGTALYQTLSNWMRALTAGDGYVEIKTPLMFNKGLWETSGHWGKYKENMFLVLDSESGEHDFSLKPMNCPSHHLYFGFKKHSYRDLPLRLHTQDVLHRNEAAGSLGGLTRVRQFAQDDAHIYCMESQITDEVRRFVQLLDRVYKAVGLTYAVKLSTRPEQRLGDDSLWDRAEGGLKAALESLGLPYELAPGDGAFYGPKIDFAVSDSIGRKWQLGTMQLDYLAPERFDLTYVGEDNAEHRPVVLHRAIFGSFERFTAILIEHFAGAFPAWLAPVQATLVTVADRQLDYARKVRDDLRAKGFRVELDERGMTLNAKIREAQMQKVPFTLVVGDNEVESGAVAPRRYGGEDLKTMKYADFEALLTKEATLP from the coding sequence ATGTCCGAATCCATCACGGTGACGCTCCCCGACGGCAGCCAGAAGCAGACCGCCCGGGGCACGACCATCGCGGACTTCGTGAAGGGGAGCATCGGCGTGGGGCTCGCGAAGGCGGCCCTGTTCGCCCGGGTCAACGGCCAGGACATGGACCTGGCCCGCACGCTCGACGAGGACGCGAAGCTGCAGATCTTCACGTCCAAGAGCCCGGAAGGCCTGGACCTCATCCGCCACGACGCCGCGCACGTGGTGGCCAGCGCCGTGCAGAAGCTGTTCCCCGGCACGCAGGTGACCATCGGTCCCGCGACGGAAGAAGGATTCTACTACGACTTCTTCCGCGAGAAGCCCTTCACGCCGGAGGAGCTGGAGAAGATCGAAGCGGCCGCCAACGCGGAGCTCAAGCAGGACATGCCGTTCGTCCGCACCGAGATCTCCATGGAGGACGCCATCAAGCTCTTCGAGGAGAAGGGCGAGAAGTTCAAGGTGGAGATCGTCAAGGACATCGCCGCCAAGGGCGCCAAGACGCTGACGCTCTACACCCACGGCGACTGGGTGGACTTCTGCCTGGGGCCCCACGCGCCCAGCACCGGGAAGATCGGCGTCATCAAGATCCTCTCCTCCAGCGGCGCGTACTGGCGCGGTGACCACCGCAACCCGATGCTCCAGCGCGTCTACGGCACGGCCTTCTTCGACAAGAAGGCCCTGGACGCGTACCTCACGCGCATTGAAGAGGCGCGCAAGCGCGACCACCGCAAGCTGGGCAAGGAGCTGGACCTCTTCCACTTCCACCCGTACTCGCCGGGCGCGGCCTTCTGGACGCCCAAGGGCACCGCGCTCTACCAGACGCTGTCCAACTGGATGCGCGCGCTGACGGCCGGTGACGGCTACGTGGAGATCAAGACGCCCCTGATGTTCAACAAGGGCCTCTGGGAGACGAGCGGCCACTGGGGCAAGTACAAGGAGAACATGTTCCTGGTGCTCGACAGCGAGTCCGGCGAGCACGACTTCTCCCTCAAGCCGATGAACTGCCCGTCGCACCACCTGTACTTCGGCTTCAAGAAGCACAGCTACCGCGACCTGCCCCTGCGCCTGCACACCCAGGACGTGCTCCACCGCAACGAGGCCGCGGGCTCCCTGGGCGGCCTCACCCGCGTGCGCCAGTTCGCGCAGGACGACGCGCACATCTACTGCATGGAGAGCCAGATCACCGACGAGGTGCGGCGCTTCGTGCAGCTCCTGGACCGCGTCTACAAGGCGGTGGGCCTCACCTACGCGGTGAAGCTGTCCACGCGCCCCGAGCAGCGCCTGGGCGACGACTCGCTCTGGGACCGCGCGGAGGGCGGTCTCAAGGCGGCGCTGGAGTCGCTGGGGCTCCCGTACGAGCTGGCTCCCGGTGACGGCGCCTTCTACGGCCCGAAGATCGACTTCGCCGTGTCCGACAGCATCGGCCGCAAGTGGCAACTGGGCACCATGCAGCTGGACTACCTGGCCCCGGAGCGCTTCGACCTCACCTACGTGGGCGAGGACAACGCCGAGCACCGCCCGGTCGTCCTCCACCGCGCCATCTTCGGCTCCTTCGAGCGCTTCACCGCCATCCTCATCGAGCACTTCGCCGGCGCCTTCCCGGCCTGGCTGGCCCCGGTGCAGGCCACCCTCGTCACCGTGGCGGACCGTCAGCTGGACTACGCCCGCAAGGTGCGTGACGACTTGCGCGCCAAGGGCTTCCGGGTGGAACTGGACGAGCGTGGCATGACGCTCAACGCGAAGATCCGCGAGGCCCAGATGCAGAAGGTGCCGTTCACCCTGGTGGTGGGCGACAACGAGGTGGAGTCCGGCGCCGTGGCCCCCCGCCGCTACGGCGGCGAGGACCTGAAGACCATGAAGTACGCCGACTTCGAGGCCCTCCTGACCAAGGAAGCCACGCTGCCCTGA
- a CDS encoding uracil-DNA glycosylase family protein translates to MTKLEKLHQEIIACRACPRLVAWREEVARVKRRAYRDWDYWGKPVPGFGDPRARLIIVGLAPAAHGANRTGRMFTGDRSGDFLFAGLHRAGFANQARSERRDDGLKLTDAFIVAAGRCAPPDNKPLPEEIARCAPFLDREMALLPGRVLLALGAIGWNAALASVARTGGALPTPRPAFGHGAEFRLPDGLWLVGSYHVSQQNTQTGRLTPAMFDAVLKRVRALLET, encoded by the coding sequence GTGACGAAGCTGGAGAAGCTGCACCAGGAGATCATCGCCTGCAGGGCCTGCCCCCGGCTGGTGGCCTGGCGCGAGGAGGTGGCCCGCGTGAAGCGGCGCGCCTACCGCGACTGGGACTACTGGGGGAAGCCCGTCCCCGGCTTTGGAGACCCCAGGGCCCGGCTGATCATCGTGGGTCTGGCGCCCGCCGCGCACGGGGCCAACCGGACGGGGCGGATGTTCACCGGGGACCGCTCCGGCGACTTCCTCTTCGCGGGCCTGCACCGGGCGGGCTTCGCGAACCAGGCCCGGAGCGAGCGCCGGGACGACGGGCTGAAGCTGACGGACGCCTTCATCGTCGCCGCCGGCCGGTGCGCGCCGCCGGACAACAAGCCCCTGCCGGAGGAGATCGCCCGCTGCGCCCCGTTCCTGGACCGGGAGATGGCGCTGTTGCCCGGCCGGGTGCTGCTCGCCCTGGGGGCCATCGGGTGGAACGCCGCGCTGGCCTCGGTGGCCCGGACGGGTGGGGCCCTCCCCACGCCCCGGCCCGCCTTCGGCCACGGCGCCGAGTTCCGGCTGCCGGACGGCCTGTGGCTCGTGGGCAGCTACCACGTCAGCCAGCAGAACACCCAGACGGGGAGGCTCACCCCCGCCATGTTCGACGCGGTGTTGAAACGCGTCCGCGCGTTGTTGGAGACGTGA